The window gtttaattaattgactGTGATGTGATTcacagtttaaattaaatttatcttttagTGACGCATGTAAGagtataaaaaagtacataataatatgcaaaaacAGGCCATTGATATTTTTGATGGGGTTGTTTTGGATCGTCGGTTAAGTCGGTGTCTTTAAGGTCGAGAGCCGAAACTAATTAgcaatatgaatttattttgacCTTTATGTAACAATGTTTCAGATAATCCGAAGATTTTATCGGGGCCGGTACTAACCAACTCCCCAAATGCAGTCCTCTCTAAGACTCTCCTGGGCAGGTACAACGACTTGCCTTTGCCCGCTGACAAAATCCTGGCTACCTACATTTGGATCGACGGAACTGGCGAACACTTGAGGTGTAAGGATCGCACCTTGAGCTTCATACCGAAAGTGCCtaaaggtaattaattattaatattaaatttatatctccgatttacattaaattaaattctatactTATAAGCCCTATACTTAGGCATTAAATCGAGTTACGTGTAAGCTGTAGGCACCggaatattagatattttaaataagtataagtacataatatattctttaaaaatattttaagcaaataatattaaacaagcGAGCTATTAGGCCTcaggaattttaaattaacattaataattattaatgaactTTACGAGTTCGCGCTTTAAACGCTgctcatttaatttcataacatcCTCATTTACTTTACAATTAAAACGCTTTCATAAAATGAAGAGGCcttcaaactatttttaaaccTAATTTAAAGGGGCAGTGTCATTTCGAATCGTTTGAAGAGTTATATTATTAAGCTTAACTAGCTTATACTAATGTCACGCTTTTTCGATAGATAAACTTGCAGTAATATTAGAAGATATGAACAAAgactatttgttaaaatataaaaatatgttgaaacAAACATATTCCTTTTTATATTCACCGCCACATTTCTATCCAAGAGATCTTGAAAATGTCTATAGCGTAAAATGCAAGTTGCGAGAAACAGAAAATAAGAACAGCTTTAATGAAAACTTGTCAGGTTTCAGTAATAATGTTTGACCAgtcgtacataatattatttttattgtatagtaGTCGATTCCGTTTTAGTATTCGCTTTTAAGTAGATAGTTATTCGTAGTAATTGCCGTGCTAACCATGAAATTGCATAATCGTTTTATTTAGCATAAAAGTAGGTAGGTAACCTTTGATATTGTGTATCTTTAACAGCTGTCCTCAATGCAACCTGTTTCGTATTTAATGGATTATTTACTCGACAGATTTACCTATCTGGAATTTCGATGGCAGCTCTACTGGCCAAGCTGATGGCCACAACTCTGACACCTATTTAGTGCCTCGTGCCATTTACAAGGACCCTTTCCGAAGAGGAAACCACATTCTCGTCATGTGCGACACTTACAAGTACAACATGGAGCCCACAGGTACTTGATATTGCTGCATTAATATTTCGTTTACATAttgttataacaataacaaattactgtataaagtttcaaaatgtaaaattataaacagaatTTACCATTTCCTACTATTTTCCTGCGCAGAGAGCAATCACCGCATCCGGTGTCAAGAGGCTGCTGACAAATGCAAGGATGATGAACCTTGGTTCGGAATTGAGCAGGAATACATCCTGTTAGATTCAGATCTGCGACCCTTCGGATGGCCCCCAGGCGGTTTCCCACCACCACAGGGCCCCTACTACTGCGGCGTTGGTGCCAACAAAGTATTCGCCAGAGACCTCGTTGAGGCTCACTACAGGTacttgaatattgttttatacaattatttgttttacaaatatacgtAGCATATTAAGCTAAAACTTGGTTTCTTATTGCAGATGCTGCCTCTATGCTGGTGTTCCAATTTCGGGTACAAACGCCGAAGTGATGCCTTC of the Manduca sexta isolate Smith_Timp_Sample1 chromosome 27, JHU_Msex_v1.0, whole genome shotgun sequence genome contains:
- the LOC115444916 gene encoding glutamine synthetase 2 cytoplasmic — its product is MSDPAHGKIEDNPKILSGPVLTNSPNAVLSKTLLGRYNDLPLPADKILATYIWIDGTGEHLRCKDRTLSFIPKVPKDLPIWNFDGSSTGQADGHNSDTYLVPRAIYKDPFRRGNHILVMCDTYKYNMEPTESNHRIRCQEAADKCKDDEPWFGIEQEYILLDSDLRPFGWPPGGFPPPQGPYYCGVGANKVFARDLVEAHYRCCLYAGVPISGTNAEVMPSQWEFQVGPSVGVTAGDDLWVARYILHRLAEEYGVIVTFDPKPVQDWNGSGAHTNFSTKKMREDNGIIEIEKAIDKLSKVHMKHIKVYDPRGGKDNERRLTGLHETASINDFSAGVANRGSSIRIPRTVAEEKKGYLEDRRPASNCDPYAVVDALMRTCILNE